One Nostoc sp. UHCC 0302 DNA window includes the following coding sequences:
- a CDS encoding aldo/keto reductase — METRLLGKSGLKVSVLSFGTMTFGGSDFFQEIGATQVDEARHLIDICLDAGVNIFDTADVYSNGLSEEILGKALGKRRSDVIIATKAYGRMGKGANDTGLSRYHLIRACEDSLRRLGTDYIDLYQVHGFDALTPLEETLRALDDLVRSGKVRYIGCSNYSAWHLMKALSVSERLNLERYVSQQVYYSLVARELEFELIPLSLDQGVGILVWSPLAFGFLSGKYRRGQSEPEGTRRAKIGDIGTVSDLEKGYDIVEVLHEVANNRGVSVAQVALNWLLRKSGITSVIIGARNEQQLRDNLGAAQWELTPEEVNRLNEVSAIAPIYPYWHQRKFGAERIPQ, encoded by the coding sequence ATGGAAACACGGTTATTAGGAAAGTCCGGTCTCAAGGTTTCAGTTCTCAGTTTCGGTACAATGACCTTTGGTGGTAGTGACTTTTTCCAAGAAATTGGAGCGACTCAGGTAGACGAGGCACGGCATCTGATTGATATTTGCCTTGATGCAGGTGTCAACATCTTCGACACCGCCGATGTTTACTCAAATGGACTTTCTGAGGAAATTCTTGGTAAAGCTCTCGGAAAGCGTCGCTCTGATGTGATTATTGCAACTAAGGCTTATGGTCGTATGGGAAAAGGAGCAAATGATACTGGTCTATCACGTTATCATCTGATTCGAGCCTGTGAGGACAGCCTAAGACGATTAGGCACAGATTACATCGACCTCTACCAAGTTCATGGTTTCGATGCTCTGACTCCACTGGAAGAAACGCTTCGCGCTTTAGATGATCTTGTCCGTAGTGGCAAAGTTCGCTACATTGGCTGCTCTAATTATTCAGCTTGGCATTTAATGAAGGCGCTGTCTGTATCAGAGCGTTTGAACTTGGAGCGCTATGTGTCACAACAGGTTTATTACTCGCTTGTGGCGCGAGAGTTGGAATTTGAACTAATTCCTCTAAGTTTAGATCAAGGTGTAGGGATCTTGGTGTGGAGTCCGCTTGCTTTTGGTTTCCTCTCAGGTAAGTATCGTCGTGGTCAGTCGGAACCGGAGGGGACGCGACGAGCAAAAATCGGCGATATTGGCACGGTCAGTGATCTTGAGAAAGGATACGATATTGTGGAAGTTCTGCACGAAGTGGCTAATAATCGTGGTGTCAGCGTTGCTCAAGTAGCACTCAACTGGTTGTTGCGTAAGTCTGGTATTACATCCGTTATTATCGGAGCGCGGAATGAACAACAACTTCGAGACAACCTCGGTGCTGCTCAGTGGGAGCTAACACCAGAGGAAGTAAACCGACTGAATGAGGTCAGCGCGATCGCACCAATTTATCCCTACTGGCATCAGCGCAAGTTTGGTGCTGAGCGCATTCCCCAATAA
- a CDS encoding ATP-binding protein — protein sequence MLKILQSLFGDGFFIPHGHCYLWQTGLVGLHIISDFLIALAYFSIPIALVYFVRKREDLPFKSILLLFGAFIISCGTTHLMEIWTLWHPTYWLSGFIKAFTAFVSVYTAITLVPIIPQALALPSPAQLEAANSQLKLTLKELANTQTQLIHTEKMSSLGQLVAGLAHEINNPISFIYGNAIIADEYIADLLKLISLYQERYPQEVTEIKDFSYKIDLDFIKEDLPNILASMMIGAKRISNFVLSLRNFSRLDESEIKQVDIHEGLDNTLLILQSRLKGEGSHPDIQVIKEYTDLPKIDCYPGQINQVFMHIFTNAIDTLKESMIGCNLSVSKARVIANQEVSNNVPQIRICTEFLDSNQVLIRIADNGCGMTEEVKQKIFDPFFTTKPVGSGTGLGMSISYQIVDKHGGKLNCISELFQGTEFVIQLPVKIN from the coding sequence ATGCTGAAAATATTGCAAAGCCTTTTTGGAGATGGCTTTTTTATTCCACACGGACATTGTTATCTTTGGCAGACAGGTTTAGTTGGGTTACATATTATATCAGATTTTTTAATTGCCCTAGCCTATTTTTCTATTCCCATCGCCCTTGTTTACTTCGTCCGCAAGCGTGAAGATTTACCTTTTAAATCCATACTTTTATTATTTGGAGCTTTCATTATCTCCTGTGGTACAACGCACCTAATGGAAATATGGACGCTTTGGCATCCTACTTATTGGCTATCCGGTTTCATCAAAGCTTTTACTGCTTTCGTATCAGTTTATACAGCTATCACTTTAGTGCCGATAATTCCCCAGGCACTAGCTTTGCCAAGTCCAGCACAACTGGAGGCAGCTAACAGCCAACTAAAACTCACTCTGAAAGAACTCGCAAATACTCAAACTCAACTAATTCACACGGAAAAAATGTCTTCTTTGGGACAATTAGTTGCAGGTCTTGCTCATGAAATTAACAACCCTATTAGTTTCATTTATGGTAATGCTATTATCGCTGATGAATATATTGCTGACTTACTTAAGTTGATTTCACTTTATCAGGAGCGCTACCCACAAGAAGTAACAGAAATTAAAGATTTCAGCTATAAAATTGATCTCGATTTTATTAAAGAAGACTTACCAAATATATTAGCTTCTATGATGATAGGAGCTAAACGCATCAGTAATTTTGTATTATCATTACGCAACTTTTCGCGGCTAGATGAATCAGAAATAAAGCAAGTCGATATTCACGAAGGTCTTGATAATACACTATTAATTTTACAAAGTCGCTTGAAAGGAGAAGGAAGCCATCCAGATATTCAAGTAATTAAAGAATACACCGATTTACCTAAAATTGATTGTTATCCAGGACAAATCAACCAAGTATTCATGCATATCTTTACTAATGCTATTGATACTTTAAAAGAGTCAATGATCGGTTGTAACTTATCAGTCAGTAAGGCAAGAGTGATTGCAAATCAAGAAGTATCAAATAATGTTCCCCAAATTCGCATTTGCACTGAATTTTTAGACAGCAATCAAGTATTAATTAGAATTGCTGATAATGGTTGCGGAATGACAGAAGAAGTGAAGCAAAAAATTTTTGATCCCTTCTTTACGACTAAACCTGTTGGTTCAGGTACAGGTTTAGGAATGTCGATTAGCTATCAAATTGTAGATAAACACGGTGGTAAGTTGAATTGTATCTCAGAATTGTTTCAAGGTACAGAGTTTGTAATTCAACTTCCAGTTAAAATAAACTAG
- a CDS encoding SulP family inorganic anion transporter yields MTTLPRLIKAPVILDVIAIAFIASAESLLSGVAVDRLHTGTRTDFDRELAAQGFGNMVCGLLGAVPMTGVIVRTSVNVEAGAKTRFSGMLHGL; encoded by the coding sequence ATGACTACGTTACCACGCCTAATTAAAGCACCAGTAATTCTAGATGTGATCGCGATCGCCTTTATTGCCAGTGCCGAAAGTTTGCTTTCTGGAGTAGCCGTTGACCGATTGCATACTGGAACAAGAACTGATTTTGACCGGGAATTGGCAGCTCAAGGATTTGGCAACATGGTTTGTGGCTTACTAGGCGCTGTGCCGATGACAGGAGTCATTGTCCGTACTTCCGTCAACGTGGAAGCAGGAGCAAAAACTAGATTTTCCGGAATGCTACACGGTCTATAG
- a CDS encoding M3 family metallopeptidase, whose protein sequence is MSASAIISENPLLQGSGLPPFAKIKPGQIVPAFNQLLAELDQQLASLEANVQPTWKGLVEPLERLTERLSWSWGVVNHLMGVKNSPELREAHETVQPQVVQFINKLGQSQPIYNAFKALRTSDTWATLESAQQRIVEAAIRDAELSGVGLKGEERDRFNAIQMELAELSTKFSNHILDATKAFSLTLTTKAEIDGLPLSLLSLASQAARAAGAENATAENGPWRITLDLPSYGPFMQHSTRRDLREKLYKAYITRASTGELNNNPLIERILELRQELANLLGFKSFAQLSLASKMAPNVEAVEALLEELRHTSYDAAIKDLEELKAFAAAKGAAEAQDLKHWDINFWAERQREEKFDFTAEELRPYFSLTQVLDGLFGLVKRLFGVTVSPADGQAPVWHEDVRYFQIADENGSPIAYFYLDPYSRPAEKRGGAWMDQCINRAKITENGVTAIRLPVTYLVCNQTPPVDGKPSLMTFYEVETLFHEFGHGLHHMLTKVDYPGAAGINNVEWDAVELPSQFMENWCYERPTLFGMAKHYVTGEALPEHYYQKLLAARNYMSGSAMLRQIHFSSVDLELHHRYHPGSNEKPTDVRHRIAKTTTVLPPLPEDSFLCAFGHIFEGGYAAGYYSYKWAEVLSADAFAAFEEAGLEDEEAIKTIGQRYRNTVLAFGGSKHPMEIFKAFRGREPSTGPLLRHNGLATF, encoded by the coding sequence ATGAGTGCAAGTGCCATTATTTCAGAGAATCCTCTACTTCAAGGGTCGGGTTTGCCTCCCTTCGCCAAGATTAAACCAGGGCAAATAGTACCAGCTTTCAATCAACTGCTGGCAGAACTTGACCAGCAGCTGGCTAGTTTAGAGGCTAATGTACAGCCCACATGGAAAGGTTTAGTAGAGCCACTAGAAAGGCTGACGGAAAGGCTTTCCTGGAGTTGGGGAGTGGTGAATCATCTCATGGGTGTAAAGAATAGCCCTGAACTACGGGAAGCTCATGAAACCGTACAACCACAGGTCGTACAATTTATCAACAAACTTGGTCAAAGCCAACCCATTTACAATGCTTTTAAGGCACTCCGCACGAGCGATACTTGGGCAACTTTAGAATCAGCCCAGCAACGCATTGTAGAAGCCGCTATCCGAGATGCCGAACTTTCGGGGGTTGGCTTAAAAGGAGAAGAGAGAGACCGTTTCAACGCCATCCAGATGGAGTTGGCAGAACTTTCCACCAAGTTCTCTAACCATATATTGGATGCTACTAAAGCTTTTAGCCTTACCTTGACAACAAAAGCGGAAATCGACGGCTTACCCTTGAGCTTGCTCAGTCTAGCGTCACAAGCTGCTCGTGCTGCTGGTGCAGAAAACGCGACAGCAGAAAATGGCCCCTGGCGCATTACTTTAGACTTACCCAGTTACGGCCCTTTCATGCAGCACAGCACTCGTCGCGACCTGCGCGAAAAGCTCTATAAAGCTTATATCACCCGCGCTTCTACAGGCGAGCTAAATAACAACCCCTTAATTGAACGTATTTTGGAGCTGCGGCAAGAACTCGCAAATTTACTTGGCTTTAAAAGTTTTGCCCAGTTGAGCCTTGCTAGTAAAATGGCTCCCAACGTTGAGGCAGTTGAAGCTTTGTTAGAAGAACTACGTCACACCAGTTATGATGCTGCAATTAAAGATTTAGAAGAACTCAAAGCTTTTGCAGCCGCAAAGGGAGCAGCAGAAGCTCAGGATTTAAAGCACTGGGATATTAATTTTTGGGCAGAACGCCAAAGAGAAGAAAAATTTGACTTTACCGCTGAAGAACTACGTCCCTACTTCTCGCTTACCCAAGTGCTAGATGGCTTATTTGGGCTTGTCAAGCGGCTGTTTGGCGTTACGGTCAGCCCTGCCGATGGTCAAGCCCCAGTCTGGCATGAGGATGTCCGTTATTTCCAAATAGCTGATGAGAATGGTTCTCCCATAGCTTATTTCTACTTAGACCCTTATAGCCGTCCAGCCGAAAAACGTGGTGGTGCTTGGATGGATCAATGCATCAATCGTGCCAAAATCACTGAAAATGGTGTAACTGCTATTCGCTTACCTGTGACTTATTTGGTATGTAACCAAACTCCTCCAGTAGATGGCAAGCCTAGCTTAATGACTTTTTATGAAGTAGAGACTTTGTTTCACGAGTTTGGTCATGGATTGCACCATATGCTCACCAAGGTTGACTATCCTGGAGCCGCAGGCATTAATAATGTAGAGTGGGATGCAGTAGAACTGCCCAGCCAGTTTATGGAAAACTGGTGTTATGAGCGACCCACTTTGTTTGGCATGGCTAAGCATTACGTAACTGGTGAAGCCTTACCTGAGCATTATTATCAGAAACTGCTAGCAGCACGTAATTACATGAGTGGTAGTGCTATGTTGCGGCAGATTCACTTTAGCAGTGTTGATTTGGAACTGCATCACCGCTATCACCCAGGTAGCAATGAAAAGCCCACGGATGTACGTCATCGGATTGCGAAGACAACTACCGTTTTACCACCTTTGCCAGAAGATTCATTTTTGTGTGCTTTTGGCCATATTTTTGAAGGTGGTTATGCAGCAGGTTATTACAGTTACAAATGGGCTGAAGTACTGAGTGCTGATGCTTTTGCAGCTTTTGAAGAAGCTGGGTTAGAAGATGAAGAAGCGATAAAGACTATAGGTCAGCGTTATCGAAATACTGTACTGGCATTCGGTGGGAGCAAGCATCCAATGGAAATATTTAAAGCGTTCCGAGGTCGTGAACCAAGTACAGGTCCTTTACTCAGGCACAATGGTTTAGCGACTTTTTAG